From Nitrospirota bacterium, the proteins below share one genomic window:
- a CDS encoding peptide ABC transporter substrate-binding protein has product MKLNREYIRSLLLLSLFCITLTPFLSCNSNSNNDKKSNTFRMAISSEPPTLDWSLATDSISIRVIENIMEGLTQFDDNLNPVPATAKEWKISKDGKTYTYYLRNDVYWSDGKKVTAYDFEYSWKRLLNPKTVAEYAYFLFDVENAGEYNSGQVKDPSLVGVKAVDDSTLVVRLRKPVVYFPSITTFMVTFPMRRDILEKYGDRWTEPENIITNGPFILKEWRHEYSITIVPNKGYFGRKPELNEVRFYVIGESTTALTLYESGGLELVAIPPLAITHYKENKEYVHHPFLRGSYSGFNVERPPFNNNKVRQAFSMAIDRSVFPEILKGGELPANSWIPEGMMGYNPAVGIKFDPQGAKRLLKEAGYPDRKGFPDVTAMFSTNPENLLVAQNLQAQWKKNLGINVKLDNQEWKVYLKTLQTNPPAIWRLGWGADYPDPDNFMNLFTSTSGNNRTRWKNKEYDNLIEKAAMEPDTDKRKKLYDTAQKILSEDEVPIIPLYTAAQNLLVKPYVKGFKPNAMDIIHFKNVRIELSP; this is encoded by the coding sequence ATGAAGCTTAATAGAGAATATATACGTTCCTTATTATTGCTCAGTTTATTCTGCATCACCCTGACACCTTTCCTTTCCTGCAATTCAAATAGTAATAACGATAAAAAATCCAACACCTTCCGCATGGCCATCTCCTCAGAGCCGCCGACCCTTGACTGGAGCCTGGCTACTGATTCCATATCAATACGGGTAATAGAAAACATCATGGAGGGGCTTACACAGTTTGATGATAACCTGAACCCTGTACCGGCAACGGCAAAGGAATGGAAGATTTCAAAGGACGGCAAGACTTACACGTATTATCTTCGTAATGATGTCTACTGGAGTGACGGGAAAAAGGTAACAGCTTATGATTTTGAATACTCGTGGAAAAGACTGCTCAACCCTAAGACTGTTGCGGAATATGCATACTTTCTGTTTGATGTGGAAAATGCCGGTGAGTATAACAGCGGTCAGGTCAAAGACCCTTCTCTCGTAGGGGTGAAGGCCGTTGATGATTCAACCCTCGTAGTCAGATTAAGAAAACCTGTGGTCTATTTTCCAAGCATAACGACCTTTATGGTAACCTTTCCTATGCGGAGGGATATACTGGAGAAATACGGGGACAGATGGACTGAACCGGAGAATATCATAACTAACGGACCCTTTATTCTCAAGGAATGGAGGCACGAATACAGTATTACGATTGTCCCGAATAAAGGCTACTTTGGCAGGAAACCGGAACTGAACGAGGTACGGTTTTATGTAATCGGGGAGAGTACAACAGCCCTTACACTTTATGAATCAGGAGGGCTTGAACTCGTGGCTATTCCGCCCCTTGCAATAACACATTACAAAGAAAACAAGGAGTATGTCCATCACCCGTTTCTGAGAGGAAGTTATTCAGGCTTTAATGTCGAAAGGCCGCCATTTAATAACAATAAGGTCAGACAGGCATTCTCAATGGCGATTGACCGGAGTGTCTTTCCTGAGATTCTAAAGGGTGGGGAACTGCCGGCCAATTCATGGATACCGGAGGGGATGATGGGTTACAACCCGGCAGTAGGAATAAAGTTTGATCCCCAAGGGGCAAAAAGGTTGTTAAAAGAAGCCGGTTATCCCGATAGGAAAGGCTTTCCTGATGTTACAGCCATGTTCAGCACAAACCCAGAGAATCTTCTTGTAGCCCAGAACCTTCAGGCCCAATGGAAAAAAAACCTTGGCATAAATGTAAAATTAGATAATCAGGAGTGGAAGGTATACTTAAAAACACTCCAGACAAACCCGCCTGCTATATGGCGTCTGGGCTGGGGGGCAGACTATCCTGACCCTGATAATTTCATGAACCTGTTTACCTCAACAAGCGGAAATAACCGTACACGCTGGAAGAATAAGGAGTATGACAACCTCATTGAAAAAGCAGCAATGGAACCGGATACGGATAAACGAAAGAAACTATATGACACGGCACAGAAGATACTGTCAGAAGACGAAGTGCCTATCATCCCCCT
- a CDS encoding Ig-like domain-containing protein: MKNYIFDNKNTSSRVWNKGRGTHNSIHISTMTGVKNISCSSAVILSSADKTDGLILQQLPIQVYTYIIAFIIALLLIIGGNASASTVDNIKKDLSKPPFDLNTVVEKAEHLPSLKNGKYIVKDPTYEVMFDNTGITYVPVISGIPSSDVFSFHLSSIGTSAGELFWNNNKVTKPSQKENSIVYQRTSNIQEVYDNLKKGIEQSWIFNKNEGFSKSSNLQITINVNSTLQGKSSPQSGIEFTDSEGFSQVRYSKAVVIDANKKRLEVEPLWNEKTSEVVLTISGDWLANAAYPVVVDPLIGTNIQVDNLATTDNYPAIAFGTTNYLIAWQTGTPLATGLGPTAIRGVRVSSTGTILDATPLLIGDTASSDDEFPSVTYDSVNARFIIVWMSWNSATSANVNGRTVAESTGTVNTAFTAIAGGTRILAYPTVACCDINNSYYVVYGRSAAGGTSFTSFRGATYDRSSHLAGPVTSNPTATVSTGATAITPNTEPRSAPRLYSLSTTKYLLTWETFGVDTNGDISANLLTVAGAPTPTHTWGTQVSVAAVGATLERYPRAAYDGTNALIVYQLGATTNADVYGRFVTPGATSLTLGTAYAVSNVAGSMQAYPDVAYTAGTCSATPINHYMVVWQDYRNNATNPDIYGSPMTTAGVVETAVALSTNTTYTKQLPAIAADSGSCGYMASWSDDRNNATTSSDIYAQRVGYPNLSNLSPTSGAVGASISINGINFGADPGAGNRSTATNNVKINGVQVADANITLWSDAVVTFTIPTGTTAGTYPVTVTAGSWTSNSSNLTVSTFGPKTKVAFTTQPVGGSGGTVWGTQPVATIQDAAGNTVTTATDNVTLSISSNPSAGILTCSNTTVAAVNGVATFAGCKIDMAGSPYTLQAAAAGLTSAISNTFNITVGTPAQLIFSTQPVYGITGTAWVTQPAVTVQDAGGNTVTTATNSITLAIGTNPGGGVLVCTTNPLSAVSGIASFAGCQINMAGNGYTLTASASGLTGATSVTFNIIQALQISTVSLPNGYEWLGYSTTVTATGGVAPYTWSISSGSLPGGLTINPSSGVISGTPNAFGTYNFTVQVTDVTNPTIQTAAKAFSVIIYQLTTIAVTPANPVITPGQTVQFTATGTYSDNNTSDISAMVTWGSTNPSVATVNSTGLASGVALGNVTITATK; this comes from the coding sequence ATGAAAAATTACATCTTTGATAATAAAAACACCTCATCCCGCGTATGGAACAAAGGTAGAGGTACACACAATTCAATACACATTTCAACAATGACTGGTGTTAAAAACATCTCATGTTCTTCAGCAGTGATTCTATCATCTGCAGATAAGACTGATGGTTTAATACTTCAGCAATTACCAATCCAAGTATATACATATATAATCGCATTTATTATTGCCCTATTATTAATTATTGGGGGCAATGCATCAGCCTCAACCGTTGACAACATCAAAAAAGATTTATCAAAACCACCCTTTGATCTGAATACCGTTGTAGAAAAGGCAGAACATCTTCCTTCCTTAAAAAACGGAAAATATATTGTAAAAGATCCGACCTATGAGGTTATGTTTGACAATACAGGCATTACTTATGTACCTGTTATCTCAGGAATACCATCTTCTGATGTATTTTCTTTCCATTTAAGTTCAATTGGAACTTCTGCAGGAGAATTATTCTGGAACAATAATAAAGTTACTAAGCCTTCCCAGAAAGAAAATTCCATTGTTTATCAGCGGACATCGAATATACAAGAGGTATATGACAATCTTAAGAAAGGGATAGAGCAGAGCTGGATTTTTAATAAAAACGAAGGTTTTTCTAAGTCTTCTAATCTCCAGATAACGATTAATGTTAATAGTACTTTGCAGGGAAAGTCTTCACCTCAATCCGGTATAGAGTTTACCGATTCTGAGGGTTTTTCACAGGTTAGATACAGTAAAGCAGTGGTGATAGATGCCAATAAGAAAAGACTTGAAGTGGAGCCTTTATGGAATGAAAAGACATCTGAAGTCGTTTTAACCATTTCCGGTGATTGGCTTGCAAATGCAGCATACCCTGTAGTGGTTGACCCTTTAATTGGAACAAATATCCAGGTTGATAATCTTGCTACAACAGATAACTATCCTGCCATTGCCTTTGGTACCACAAATTATCTGATTGCATGGCAGACCGGAACCCCGCTTGCTACCGGATTGGGTCCTACTGCTATCAGGGGGGTCAGGGTAAGTTCTACCGGAACAATACTTGATGCAACACCGCTGTTGATTGGAGATACAGCAAGCAGTGATGATGAATTTCCTTCTGTTACTTATGATAGTGTTAACGCACGTTTTATCATAGTATGGATGTCATGGAATAGTGCTACTTCTGCGAATGTTAATGGAAGGACTGTGGCAGAATCAACCGGAACTGTGAACACTGCATTTACAGCAATTGCAGGCGGCACGAGGATACTTGCTTATCCGACAGTTGCATGTTGTGATATAAACAATAGTTATTACGTGGTTTATGGAAGAAGTGCGGCAGGCGGTACAAGTTTTACCTCTTTCCGTGGCGCTACATATGACAGATCTAGTCACCTTGCCGGTCCCGTTACTTCAAATCCAACGGCAACTGTAAGCACTGGTGCAACAGCCATAACACCAAATACTGAGCCGAGGTCGGCCCCACGACTCTATTCTCTCTCGACAACCAAGTACCTCCTTACATGGGAAACATTTGGAGTTGATACAAATGGAGATATATCTGCAAATCTTTTGACCGTTGCAGGTGCACCAACTCCAACTCATACATGGGGAACTCAGGTTTCTGTTGCAGCGGTTGGTGCCACACTGGAACGTTATCCGCGTGCAGCTTATGATGGGACGAATGCCCTGATTGTTTACCAGCTTGGTGCGACTACTAATGCTGATGTTTATGGCAGGTTTGTTACCCCCGGTGCAACAAGTTTAACACTCGGGACAGCTTATGCTGTCTCAAATGTTGCAGGAAGCATGCAGGCATATCCTGATGTTGCCTATACTGCCGGTACCTGTTCAGCAACGCCCATTAACCATTATATGGTGGTGTGGCAGGACTATAGAAATAATGCAACCAACCCTGATATTTATGGATCTCCAATGACAACCGCCGGTGTTGTTGAGACTGCTGTAGCATTATCTACAAATACTACTTATACCAAACAGTTACCGGCTATTGCCGCTGACAGCGGGAGCTGTGGATATATGGCGTCATGGAGTGATGACAGAAATAATGCTACGACCTCCTCTGATATTTATGCCCAGCGTGTCGGTTATCCAAATCTCTCCAATCTCAGCCCCACAAGCGGTGCAGTGGGTGCATCAATCTCAATTAATGGTATAAACTTCGGTGCTGACCCCGGGGCAGGAAACAGGAGTACGGCTACTAATAATGTAAAGATTAACGGTGTACAGGTAGCAGATGCAAATATCACTCTATGGTCTGATGCAGTAGTAACCTTTACGATCCCAACAGGAACAACTGCAGGTACTTATCCGGTTACGGTTACAGCAGGGAGCTGGACAAGCAATAGCAGTAATCTTACGGTTAGTACATTTGGGCCTAAAACAAAGGTTGCCTTTACAACACAGCCTGTCGGAGGTTCCGGTGGAACTGTATGGGGAACTCAACCGGTTGCGACTATTCAGGATGCCGCCGGTAATACAGTAACAACTGCAACAGATAATGTAACGCTTTCCATTTCTTCAAACCCGAGCGCAGGGATATTGACTTGTTCAAATACAACGGTCGCAGCGGTTAATGGTGTTGCAACCTTTGCCGGTTGTAAGATTGATATGGCAGGTTCACCGTATACTCTACAGGCAGCAGCAGCCGGGTTAACAAGCGCCATCAGTAATACCTTTAACATTACAGTTGGTACGCCGGCACAATTAATCTTTTCTACCCAGCCTGTTTATGGTATTACTGGTACGGCATGGGTGACACAGCCTGCTGTTACAGTTCAGGATGCAGGCGGTAATACCGTAACCACAGCAACGAATAGTATTACGTTAGCCATTGGTACAAATCCTGGCGGCGGTGTGTTAGTATGTACTACCAATCCACTTTCTGCTGTATCTGGTATAGCGAGTTTTGCAGGATGTCAGATAAACATGGCCGGCAATGGATATACACTTACTGCATCGGCCTCCGGTCTGACCGGTGCAACCAGCGTTACTTTCAATATTATACAGGCCCTTCAGATTTCAACAGTCAGCCTTCCTAATGGATACGAGTGGCTTGGTTATAGTACAACTGTAACAGCTACCGGAGGGGTGGCACCTTATACATGGAGTATTTCATCAGGAAGTCTTCCGGGAGGATTAACAATAAATCCTTCAAGTGGTGTAATATCAGGTACTCCAAATGCCTTTGGAACATACAATTTTACAGTTCAGGTTACAGATGTGACTAACCCGACAATACAGACTGCTGCCAAGGCATTTTCAGTGATTATATATCAGTTGACAACCATAGCCGTTACACCGGCTAATCCTGTGATAACACCGGGACAAACGGTTCAGTTTACAGCTACAGGGACCTATTCCGATAATAATACGTCTGATATTAGTGCCATGGTTACCTGGGGGAGTACCAATCCATCAGTCGCAACAGTAAATTCAACAGGGTTGGCCAGCGGAGTCGCACTGGGAAACGTTACTATTACTGCAACTAAGTAA